In Strigops habroptila isolate Jane chromosome 4, bStrHab1.2.pri, whole genome shotgun sequence, a single genomic region encodes these proteins:
- the CELF1 gene encoding CUGBP Elav-like family member 1 isoform X4 — translation MAAFKLDFLPEMMVDHCSLNASPVAKKMNGTLDHPDQPDLDAIKMFVGQVPRSWCEKDLRELFEQYGAVYEINVLRDRSQNPPQSKGCCFVTFYTRKAALEAQNALHNMKILPGMHHPIQMKPADSEKSNVEDRKLFIGMISKKCNENDIRVMFSPFGQIEECRILRGPDGLSRGCAFVTFTTRAMAQTAIKAMHQAQTMEGCSSPIVVKFADTQKDKEQKRIAQQLQQQMQQISAASIWGNLAGLNTLGPQYLALYLQLLQQTAAASSGNLNTLSSLHPMGGLNAMQLQNLAALAAAATAAQNTPSGTAALTSSSSPLSVLTSSGSSPSSSSSSSVNPMASLGALQTLAGATAGLNVSSLAGMAALNGGLGSGGLSNGTGSTMEALTQAYSGIQQYAAAALPTLYNQSLLTQQSIGAAGSQKEGPEGANLFIYHLPQEFGDQDLLQMFMPFGNVVSAKVFIDKQTNLSKCFGFVSYDNPVSAQAAIQSMNGFQIGMKRLKVQLKRSKNDSKPY, via the exons ATGGCTGCGTTCAAGTTGGATTTCCTCCCAGAGATGATGGTGGACCATTGCTCATTGAATGCCAGCCCTGT tgcaaagaaaatgaatggcACACTGGATCACCCAGACCAACCTGATCTAGATGCTATCAAGATGTTTGTGGGTCAGGTCCCACGGAGCTGGTGTGAGAAGGATCTAAGAGAACTTTTTGAACAGTATGGTGCTGTCTATGAAATCAATGTCTTGAGGGACAGGAGCCAAAACCCTCCTCAAAGCAAAG GGTGctgttttgttacattttataCCCGTAAAGCTGCACTAGAAGCACAGAATGCTCTTCACAACATGAAGATCCTCCCAGGG ATGCACCATCCTATCCAGATGAAACCAGCTGACAGTGAAAAGAGTAATG TAGAAGATAGAAAGTTGTTTATTGGAATGATATCCAAGAAGTGCAATGAAAATGATATCCGAGTGATGTTCTCCCCCTTTGGACAGATTGAAGAATGCAGGATATTACGTGGCCCAGATGGCCTGAGCCGAG GTTGTGCATTTGTGACTTTTACAACAAGAGCCATGGCGCAAACAGCAATCAAAGCAATGCACCAAGCACAAACCATGGAG GGTTGCTCTTCTCCCATTGTGGTAAAATTTGCAGACACACAAAAGGACAAAGAGCAGAAACGAATTGCTCAGCAACTCCAGCAACAAATGCAACAGATCAGTGCTGCCTCAATATGGGGAAACCTGGCTGGTCTCAACACACTTGGACCCCAATACTTAGCA CTTTATTTGCAGCTCCTTCAGCAGACAGCAGCTGCGTCATCTGGGAACCTGAACACACTGAGCAGCCTCCACCCAATGGGAG GACTGAATGCGATGCAGTTACAGAACCTGGCTGCATTagcagctgcagccactgcagctcAGAATACACCGAGTGGTACCGCTGCACTCACTTCCTCCAGCAGTCCCCTGAGTGTGCTCACCAGTTCAG GTTCCTCACCTAGCTCCAGTAGCAGCTCCTCTGTTAATCCAATGGCTTCTCTTGGAGCATTGCAGACACTGGCAGGGGCCACAGCAGGCCTCAACGTTAGCTCTTTAGCAG GAATGGCAGCCTTAAATGGAGGACTCGGCAGTGGTGGTCTCTCAAATGGGACAGGTAGCACAATGGAAGCTCTCACGCAGGCTTATTCTGGAATCCAGCaatatgctgctgctgcattgcCCACCCTCTATAACCAGAGTCTCTTAACCCAGCAGAGTATTGGTGCAGCAGGAAGTCAAAAAGAAG GTCCAGAGGGAGCCAATCTGTTTATCTACCATCTCCCCCAGGAGTTTGGGGATCAGGATCTGCTGCAGATGTTCATGCCATTTGGAAATGTCGTCTCTGCCAAGGTCTTCATTGACAAGCAGACCAATCTAAGCAAGTGTTTTG gtTTTGTAAGTTACGACAATCCTGTGTCTGCACAGGCTGCCATTCAGTCAATGAACGGCTTTCAGATTGGCATGAAGCGTCTGAAAGTACAGCTCAAGCGCTCTAAGAATGACAGCAAGCCATACTGA
- the CELF1 gene encoding CUGBP Elav-like family member 1 isoform X7 codes for MAAFKLDFLPEMMVDHCSLNASPVAKKMNGTLDHPDQPDLDAIKMFVGQVPRSWCEKDLRELFEQYGAVYEINVLRDRSQNPPQSKGCCFVTFYTRKAALEAQNALHNMKILPGMHHPIQMKPADSEKSNVEDRKLFIGMISKKCNENDIRVMFSPFGQIEECRILRGPDGLSRGCAFVTFTTRAMAQTAIKAMHQAQTMEGCSSPIVVKFADTQKDKEQKRIAQQLQQQMQQISAASIWGNLAGLNTLGPQYLALLQQTAAASSGNLNTLSSLHPMGGLNAMQLQNLAALAAAATAAQNTPSGTAALTSSSSPLSVLTSSAGSSPSSSSSSSVNPMASLGALQTLAGATAGLNVSSLAGMAALNGGLGSGGLSNGTGSTMEALTQAYSGIQQYAAAALPTLYNQSLLTQQSIGAAGSQKEGPEGANLFIYHLPQEFGDQDLLQMFMPFGNVVSAKVFIDKQTNLSKCFGFVSYDNPVSAQAAIQSMNGFQIGMKRLKVQLKRSKNDSKPY; via the exons ATGGCTGCGTTCAAGTTGGATTTCCTCCCAGAGATGATGGTGGACCATTGCTCATTGAATGCCAGCCCTGT tgcaaagaaaatgaatggcACACTGGATCACCCAGACCAACCTGATCTAGATGCTATCAAGATGTTTGTGGGTCAGGTCCCACGGAGCTGGTGTGAGAAGGATCTAAGAGAACTTTTTGAACAGTATGGTGCTGTCTATGAAATCAATGTCTTGAGGGACAGGAGCCAAAACCCTCCTCAAAGCAAAG GGTGctgttttgttacattttataCCCGTAAAGCTGCACTAGAAGCACAGAATGCTCTTCACAACATGAAGATCCTCCCAGGG ATGCACCATCCTATCCAGATGAAACCAGCTGACAGTGAAAAGAGTAATG TAGAAGATAGAAAGTTGTTTATTGGAATGATATCCAAGAAGTGCAATGAAAATGATATCCGAGTGATGTTCTCCCCCTTTGGACAGATTGAAGAATGCAGGATATTACGTGGCCCAGATGGCCTGAGCCGAG GTTGTGCATTTGTGACTTTTACAACAAGAGCCATGGCGCAAACAGCAATCAAAGCAATGCACCAAGCACAAACCATGGAG GGTTGCTCTTCTCCCATTGTGGTAAAATTTGCAGACACACAAAAGGACAAAGAGCAGAAACGAATTGCTCAGCAACTCCAGCAACAAATGCAACAGATCAGTGCTGCCTCAATATGGGGAAACCTGGCTGGTCTCAACACACTTGGACCCCAATACTTAGCA CTCCTTCAGCAGACAGCAGCTGCGTCATCTGGGAACCTGAACACACTGAGCAGCCTCCACCCAATGGGAG GACTGAATGCGATGCAGTTACAGAACCTGGCTGCATTagcagctgcagccactgcagctcAGAATACACCGAGTGGTACCGCTGCACTCACTTCCTCCAGCAGTCCCCTGAGTGTGCTCACCAGTTCAG CAGGTTCCTCACCTAGCTCCAGTAGCAGCTCCTCTGTTAATCCAATGGCTTCTCTTGGAGCATTGCAGACACTGGCAGGGGCCACAGCAGGCCTCAACGTTAGCTCTTTAGCAG GAATGGCAGCCTTAAATGGAGGACTCGGCAGTGGTGGTCTCTCAAATGGGACAGGTAGCACAATGGAAGCTCTCACGCAGGCTTATTCTGGAATCCAGCaatatgctgctgctgcattgcCCACCCTCTATAACCAGAGTCTCTTAACCCAGCAGAGTATTGGTGCAGCAGGAAGTCAAAAAGAAG GTCCAGAGGGAGCCAATCTGTTTATCTACCATCTCCCCCAGGAGTTTGGGGATCAGGATCTGCTGCAGATGTTCATGCCATTTGGAAATGTCGTCTCTGCCAAGGTCTTCATTGACAAGCAGACCAATCTAAGCAAGTGTTTTG gtTTTGTAAGTTACGACAATCCTGTGTCTGCACAGGCTGCCATTCAGTCAATGAACGGCTTTCAGATTGGCATGAAGCGTCTGAAAGTACAGCTCAAGCGCTCTAAGAATGACAGCAAGCCATACTGA
- the CELF1 gene encoding CUGBP Elav-like family member 1 isoform X8 → MAAFKLDFLPEMMVDHCSLNASPVAKKMNGTLDHPDQPDLDAIKMFVGQVPRSWCEKDLRELFEQYGAVYEINVLRDRSQNPPQSKGCCFVTFYTRKAALEAQNALHNMKILPGMHHPIQMKPADSEKSNVEDRKLFIGMISKKCNENDIRVMFSPFGQIEECRILRGPDGLSRGCAFVTFTTRAMAQTAIKAMHQAQTMEGCSSPIVVKFADTQKDKEQKRIAQQLQQQMQQISAASIWGNLAGLNTLGPQYLALLQQTAAASSGNLNTLSSLHPMGGLNAMQLQNLAALAAAATAAQNTPSGTAALTSSSSPLSVLTSSGSSPSSSSSSSVNPMASLGALQTLAGATAGLNVSSLAGMAALNGGLGSGGLSNGTGSTMEALTQAYSGIQQYAAAALPTLYNQSLLTQQSIGAAGSQKEGPEGANLFIYHLPQEFGDQDLLQMFMPFGNVVSAKVFIDKQTNLSKCFGFVSYDNPVSAQAAIQSMNGFQIGMKRLKVQLKRSKNDSKPY, encoded by the exons ATGGCTGCGTTCAAGTTGGATTTCCTCCCAGAGATGATGGTGGACCATTGCTCATTGAATGCCAGCCCTGT tgcaaagaaaatgaatggcACACTGGATCACCCAGACCAACCTGATCTAGATGCTATCAAGATGTTTGTGGGTCAGGTCCCACGGAGCTGGTGTGAGAAGGATCTAAGAGAACTTTTTGAACAGTATGGTGCTGTCTATGAAATCAATGTCTTGAGGGACAGGAGCCAAAACCCTCCTCAAAGCAAAG GGTGctgttttgttacattttataCCCGTAAAGCTGCACTAGAAGCACAGAATGCTCTTCACAACATGAAGATCCTCCCAGGG ATGCACCATCCTATCCAGATGAAACCAGCTGACAGTGAAAAGAGTAATG TAGAAGATAGAAAGTTGTTTATTGGAATGATATCCAAGAAGTGCAATGAAAATGATATCCGAGTGATGTTCTCCCCCTTTGGACAGATTGAAGAATGCAGGATATTACGTGGCCCAGATGGCCTGAGCCGAG GTTGTGCATTTGTGACTTTTACAACAAGAGCCATGGCGCAAACAGCAATCAAAGCAATGCACCAAGCACAAACCATGGAG GGTTGCTCTTCTCCCATTGTGGTAAAATTTGCAGACACACAAAAGGACAAAGAGCAGAAACGAATTGCTCAGCAACTCCAGCAACAAATGCAACAGATCAGTGCTGCCTCAATATGGGGAAACCTGGCTGGTCTCAACACACTTGGACCCCAATACTTAGCA CTCCTTCAGCAGACAGCAGCTGCGTCATCTGGGAACCTGAACACACTGAGCAGCCTCCACCCAATGGGAG GACTGAATGCGATGCAGTTACAGAACCTGGCTGCATTagcagctgcagccactgcagctcAGAATACACCGAGTGGTACCGCTGCACTCACTTCCTCCAGCAGTCCCCTGAGTGTGCTCACCAGTTCAG GTTCCTCACCTAGCTCCAGTAGCAGCTCCTCTGTTAATCCAATGGCTTCTCTTGGAGCATTGCAGACACTGGCAGGGGCCACAGCAGGCCTCAACGTTAGCTCTTTAGCAG GAATGGCAGCCTTAAATGGAGGACTCGGCAGTGGTGGTCTCTCAAATGGGACAGGTAGCACAATGGAAGCTCTCACGCAGGCTTATTCTGGAATCCAGCaatatgctgctgctgcattgcCCACCCTCTATAACCAGAGTCTCTTAACCCAGCAGAGTATTGGTGCAGCAGGAAGTCAAAAAGAAG GTCCAGAGGGAGCCAATCTGTTTATCTACCATCTCCCCCAGGAGTTTGGGGATCAGGATCTGCTGCAGATGTTCATGCCATTTGGAAATGTCGTCTCTGCCAAGGTCTTCATTGACAAGCAGACCAATCTAAGCAAGTGTTTTG gtTTTGTAAGTTACGACAATCCTGTGTCTGCACAGGCTGCCATTCAGTCAATGAACGGCTTTCAGATTGGCATGAAGCGTCTGAAAGTACAGCTCAAGCGCTCTAAGAATGACAGCAAGCCATACTGA
- the CELF1 gene encoding CUGBP Elav-like family member 1 isoform X1: MAAFKLDFLPEMMVDHCSLNASPVAKKMNGTLDHPDQPDLDAIKMFVGQVPRSWCEKDLRELFEQYGAVYEINVLRDRSQNPPQSKGCCFVTFYTRKAALEAQNALHNMKILPGMHHPIQMKPADSEKSNAVEDRKLFIGMISKKCNENDIRVMFSPFGQIEECRILRGPDGLSRGCAFVTFTTRAMAQTAIKAMHQAQTMEGCSSPIVVKFADTQKDKEQKRIAQQLQQQMQQISAASIWGNLAGLNTLGPQYLALYLQLLQQTAAASSGNLNTLSSLHPMGGLNAMQLQNLAALAAAATAAQNTPSGTAALTSSSSPLSVLTSSAGSSPSSSSSSSVNPMASLGALQTLAGATAGLNVSSLAGMAALNGGLGSGGLSNGTGSTMEALTQAYSGIQQYAAAALPTLYNQSLLTQQSIGAAGSQKEGPEGANLFIYHLPQEFGDQDLLQMFMPFGNVVSAKVFIDKQTNLSKCFGFVSYDNPVSAQAAIQSMNGFQIGMKRLKVQLKRSKNDSKPY; the protein is encoded by the exons ATGGCTGCGTTCAAGTTGGATTTCCTCCCAGAGATGATGGTGGACCATTGCTCATTGAATGCCAGCCCTGT tgcaaagaaaatgaatggcACACTGGATCACCCAGACCAACCTGATCTAGATGCTATCAAGATGTTTGTGGGTCAGGTCCCACGGAGCTGGTGTGAGAAGGATCTAAGAGAACTTTTTGAACAGTATGGTGCTGTCTATGAAATCAATGTCTTGAGGGACAGGAGCCAAAACCCTCCTCAAAGCAAAG GGTGctgttttgttacattttataCCCGTAAAGCTGCACTAGAAGCACAGAATGCTCTTCACAACATGAAGATCCTCCCAGGG ATGCACCATCCTATCCAGATGAAACCAGCTGACAGTGAAAAGAGTAATG CAGTAGAAGATAGAAAGTTGTTTATTGGAATGATATCCAAGAAGTGCAATGAAAATGATATCCGAGTGATGTTCTCCCCCTTTGGACAGATTGAAGAATGCAGGATATTACGTGGCCCAGATGGCCTGAGCCGAG GTTGTGCATTTGTGACTTTTACAACAAGAGCCATGGCGCAAACAGCAATCAAAGCAATGCACCAAGCACAAACCATGGAG GGTTGCTCTTCTCCCATTGTGGTAAAATTTGCAGACACACAAAAGGACAAAGAGCAGAAACGAATTGCTCAGCAACTCCAGCAACAAATGCAACAGATCAGTGCTGCCTCAATATGGGGAAACCTGGCTGGTCTCAACACACTTGGACCCCAATACTTAGCA CTTTATTTGCAGCTCCTTCAGCAGACAGCAGCTGCGTCATCTGGGAACCTGAACACACTGAGCAGCCTCCACCCAATGGGAG GACTGAATGCGATGCAGTTACAGAACCTGGCTGCATTagcagctgcagccactgcagctcAGAATACACCGAGTGGTACCGCTGCACTCACTTCCTCCAGCAGTCCCCTGAGTGTGCTCACCAGTTCAG CAGGTTCCTCACCTAGCTCCAGTAGCAGCTCCTCTGTTAATCCAATGGCTTCTCTTGGAGCATTGCAGACACTGGCAGGGGCCACAGCAGGCCTCAACGTTAGCTCTTTAGCAG GAATGGCAGCCTTAAATGGAGGACTCGGCAGTGGTGGTCTCTCAAATGGGACAGGTAGCACAATGGAAGCTCTCACGCAGGCTTATTCTGGAATCCAGCaatatgctgctgctgcattgcCCACCCTCTATAACCAGAGTCTCTTAACCCAGCAGAGTATTGGTGCAGCAGGAAGTCAAAAAGAAG GTCCAGAGGGAGCCAATCTGTTTATCTACCATCTCCCCCAGGAGTTTGGGGATCAGGATCTGCTGCAGATGTTCATGCCATTTGGAAATGTCGTCTCTGCCAAGGTCTTCATTGACAAGCAGACCAATCTAAGCAAGTGTTTTG gtTTTGTAAGTTACGACAATCCTGTGTCTGCACAGGCTGCCATTCAGTCAATGAACGGCTTTCAGATTGGCATGAAGCGTCTGAAAGTACAGCTCAAGCGCTCTAAGAATGACAGCAAGCCATACTGA
- the CELF1 gene encoding CUGBP Elav-like family member 1 isoform X3: MAAFKLDFLPEMMVDHCSLNASPVAKKMNGTLDHPDQPDLDAIKMFVGQVPRSWCEKDLRELFEQYGAVYEINVLRDRSQNPPQSKGCCFVTFYTRKAALEAQNALHNMKILPGMHHPIQMKPADSEKSNVEDRKLFIGMISKKCNENDIRVMFSPFGQIEECRILRGPDGLSRGCAFVTFTTRAMAQTAIKAMHQAQTMEGCSSPIVVKFADTQKDKEQKRIAQQLQQQMQQISAASIWGNLAGLNTLGPQYLALYLQLLQQTAAASSGNLNTLSSLHPMGGLNAMQLQNLAALAAAATAAQNTPSGTAALTSSSSPLSVLTSSAGSSPSSSSSSSVNPMASLGALQTLAGATAGLNVSSLAGMAALNGGLGSGGLSNGTGSTMEALTQAYSGIQQYAAAALPTLYNQSLLTQQSIGAAGSQKEGPEGANLFIYHLPQEFGDQDLLQMFMPFGNVVSAKVFIDKQTNLSKCFGFVSYDNPVSAQAAIQSMNGFQIGMKRLKVQLKRSKNDSKPY, encoded by the exons ATGGCTGCGTTCAAGTTGGATTTCCTCCCAGAGATGATGGTGGACCATTGCTCATTGAATGCCAGCCCTGT tgcaaagaaaatgaatggcACACTGGATCACCCAGACCAACCTGATCTAGATGCTATCAAGATGTTTGTGGGTCAGGTCCCACGGAGCTGGTGTGAGAAGGATCTAAGAGAACTTTTTGAACAGTATGGTGCTGTCTATGAAATCAATGTCTTGAGGGACAGGAGCCAAAACCCTCCTCAAAGCAAAG GGTGctgttttgttacattttataCCCGTAAAGCTGCACTAGAAGCACAGAATGCTCTTCACAACATGAAGATCCTCCCAGGG ATGCACCATCCTATCCAGATGAAACCAGCTGACAGTGAAAAGAGTAATG TAGAAGATAGAAAGTTGTTTATTGGAATGATATCCAAGAAGTGCAATGAAAATGATATCCGAGTGATGTTCTCCCCCTTTGGACAGATTGAAGAATGCAGGATATTACGTGGCCCAGATGGCCTGAGCCGAG GTTGTGCATTTGTGACTTTTACAACAAGAGCCATGGCGCAAACAGCAATCAAAGCAATGCACCAAGCACAAACCATGGAG GGTTGCTCTTCTCCCATTGTGGTAAAATTTGCAGACACACAAAAGGACAAAGAGCAGAAACGAATTGCTCAGCAACTCCAGCAACAAATGCAACAGATCAGTGCTGCCTCAATATGGGGAAACCTGGCTGGTCTCAACACACTTGGACCCCAATACTTAGCA CTTTATTTGCAGCTCCTTCAGCAGACAGCAGCTGCGTCATCTGGGAACCTGAACACACTGAGCAGCCTCCACCCAATGGGAG GACTGAATGCGATGCAGTTACAGAACCTGGCTGCATTagcagctgcagccactgcagctcAGAATACACCGAGTGGTACCGCTGCACTCACTTCCTCCAGCAGTCCCCTGAGTGTGCTCACCAGTTCAG CAGGTTCCTCACCTAGCTCCAGTAGCAGCTCCTCTGTTAATCCAATGGCTTCTCTTGGAGCATTGCAGACACTGGCAGGGGCCACAGCAGGCCTCAACGTTAGCTCTTTAGCAG GAATGGCAGCCTTAAATGGAGGACTCGGCAGTGGTGGTCTCTCAAATGGGACAGGTAGCACAATGGAAGCTCTCACGCAGGCTTATTCTGGAATCCAGCaatatgctgctgctgcattgcCCACCCTCTATAACCAGAGTCTCTTAACCCAGCAGAGTATTGGTGCAGCAGGAAGTCAAAAAGAAG GTCCAGAGGGAGCCAATCTGTTTATCTACCATCTCCCCCAGGAGTTTGGGGATCAGGATCTGCTGCAGATGTTCATGCCATTTGGAAATGTCGTCTCTGCCAAGGTCTTCATTGACAAGCAGACCAATCTAAGCAAGTGTTTTG gtTTTGTAAGTTACGACAATCCTGTGTCTGCACAGGCTGCCATTCAGTCAATGAACGGCTTTCAGATTGGCATGAAGCGTCTGAAAGTACAGCTCAAGCGCTCTAAGAATGACAGCAAGCCATACTGA
- the CELF1 gene encoding CUGBP Elav-like family member 1 isoform X2: MAAFKLDFLPEMMVDHCSLNASPVAKKMNGTLDHPDQPDLDAIKMFVGQVPRSWCEKDLRELFEQYGAVYEINVLRDRSQNPPQSKGCCFVTFYTRKAALEAQNALHNMKILPGMHHPIQMKPADSEKSNAVEDRKLFIGMISKKCNENDIRVMFSPFGQIEECRILRGPDGLSRGCAFVTFTTRAMAQTAIKAMHQAQTMEGCSSPIVVKFADTQKDKEQKRIAQQLQQQMQQISAASIWGNLAGLNTLGPQYLALYLQLLQQTAAASSGNLNTLSSLHPMGGLNAMQLQNLAALAAAATAAQNTPSGTAALTSSSSPLSVLTSSGSSPSSSSSSSVNPMASLGALQTLAGATAGLNVSSLAGMAALNGGLGSGGLSNGTGSTMEALTQAYSGIQQYAAAALPTLYNQSLLTQQSIGAAGSQKEGPEGANLFIYHLPQEFGDQDLLQMFMPFGNVVSAKVFIDKQTNLSKCFGFVSYDNPVSAQAAIQSMNGFQIGMKRLKVQLKRSKNDSKPY; this comes from the exons ATGGCTGCGTTCAAGTTGGATTTCCTCCCAGAGATGATGGTGGACCATTGCTCATTGAATGCCAGCCCTGT tgcaaagaaaatgaatggcACACTGGATCACCCAGACCAACCTGATCTAGATGCTATCAAGATGTTTGTGGGTCAGGTCCCACGGAGCTGGTGTGAGAAGGATCTAAGAGAACTTTTTGAACAGTATGGTGCTGTCTATGAAATCAATGTCTTGAGGGACAGGAGCCAAAACCCTCCTCAAAGCAAAG GGTGctgttttgttacattttataCCCGTAAAGCTGCACTAGAAGCACAGAATGCTCTTCACAACATGAAGATCCTCCCAGGG ATGCACCATCCTATCCAGATGAAACCAGCTGACAGTGAAAAGAGTAATG CAGTAGAAGATAGAAAGTTGTTTATTGGAATGATATCCAAGAAGTGCAATGAAAATGATATCCGAGTGATGTTCTCCCCCTTTGGACAGATTGAAGAATGCAGGATATTACGTGGCCCAGATGGCCTGAGCCGAG GTTGTGCATTTGTGACTTTTACAACAAGAGCCATGGCGCAAACAGCAATCAAAGCAATGCACCAAGCACAAACCATGGAG GGTTGCTCTTCTCCCATTGTGGTAAAATTTGCAGACACACAAAAGGACAAAGAGCAGAAACGAATTGCTCAGCAACTCCAGCAACAAATGCAACAGATCAGTGCTGCCTCAATATGGGGAAACCTGGCTGGTCTCAACACACTTGGACCCCAATACTTAGCA CTTTATTTGCAGCTCCTTCAGCAGACAGCAGCTGCGTCATCTGGGAACCTGAACACACTGAGCAGCCTCCACCCAATGGGAG GACTGAATGCGATGCAGTTACAGAACCTGGCTGCATTagcagctgcagccactgcagctcAGAATACACCGAGTGGTACCGCTGCACTCACTTCCTCCAGCAGTCCCCTGAGTGTGCTCACCAGTTCAG GTTCCTCACCTAGCTCCAGTAGCAGCTCCTCTGTTAATCCAATGGCTTCTCTTGGAGCATTGCAGACACTGGCAGGGGCCACAGCAGGCCTCAACGTTAGCTCTTTAGCAG GAATGGCAGCCTTAAATGGAGGACTCGGCAGTGGTGGTCTCTCAAATGGGACAGGTAGCACAATGGAAGCTCTCACGCAGGCTTATTCTGGAATCCAGCaatatgctgctgctgcattgcCCACCCTCTATAACCAGAGTCTCTTAACCCAGCAGAGTATTGGTGCAGCAGGAAGTCAAAAAGAAG GTCCAGAGGGAGCCAATCTGTTTATCTACCATCTCCCCCAGGAGTTTGGGGATCAGGATCTGCTGCAGATGTTCATGCCATTTGGAAATGTCGTCTCTGCCAAGGTCTTCATTGACAAGCAGACCAATCTAAGCAAGTGTTTTG gtTTTGTAAGTTACGACAATCCTGTGTCTGCACAGGCTGCCATTCAGTCAATGAACGGCTTTCAGATTGGCATGAAGCGTCTGAAAGTACAGCTCAAGCGCTCTAAGAATGACAGCAAGCCATACTGA
- the CELF1 gene encoding CUGBP Elav-like family member 1 isoform X6 translates to MAAFKLDFLPEMMVDHCSLNASPVAKKMNGTLDHPDQPDLDAIKMFVGQVPRSWCEKDLRELFEQYGAVYEINVLRDRSQNPPQSKGCCFVTFYTRKAALEAQNALHNMKILPGMHHPIQMKPADSEKSNAVEDRKLFIGMISKKCNENDIRVMFSPFGQIEECRILRGPDGLSRGCAFVTFTTRAMAQTAIKAMHQAQTMEGCSSPIVVKFADTQKDKEQKRIAQQLQQQMQQISAASIWGNLAGLNTLGPQYLALLQQTAAASSGNLNTLSSLHPMGGLNAMQLQNLAALAAAATAAQNTPSGTAALTSSSSPLSVLTSSGSSPSSSSSSSVNPMASLGALQTLAGATAGLNVSSLAGMAALNGGLGSGGLSNGTGSTMEALTQAYSGIQQYAAAALPTLYNQSLLTQQSIGAAGSQKEGPEGANLFIYHLPQEFGDQDLLQMFMPFGNVVSAKVFIDKQTNLSKCFGFVSYDNPVSAQAAIQSMNGFQIGMKRLKVQLKRSKNDSKPY, encoded by the exons ATGGCTGCGTTCAAGTTGGATTTCCTCCCAGAGATGATGGTGGACCATTGCTCATTGAATGCCAGCCCTGT tgcaaagaaaatgaatggcACACTGGATCACCCAGACCAACCTGATCTAGATGCTATCAAGATGTTTGTGGGTCAGGTCCCACGGAGCTGGTGTGAGAAGGATCTAAGAGAACTTTTTGAACAGTATGGTGCTGTCTATGAAATCAATGTCTTGAGGGACAGGAGCCAAAACCCTCCTCAAAGCAAAG GGTGctgttttgttacattttataCCCGTAAAGCTGCACTAGAAGCACAGAATGCTCTTCACAACATGAAGATCCTCCCAGGG ATGCACCATCCTATCCAGATGAAACCAGCTGACAGTGAAAAGAGTAATG CAGTAGAAGATAGAAAGTTGTTTATTGGAATGATATCCAAGAAGTGCAATGAAAATGATATCCGAGTGATGTTCTCCCCCTTTGGACAGATTGAAGAATGCAGGATATTACGTGGCCCAGATGGCCTGAGCCGAG GTTGTGCATTTGTGACTTTTACAACAAGAGCCATGGCGCAAACAGCAATCAAAGCAATGCACCAAGCACAAACCATGGAG GGTTGCTCTTCTCCCATTGTGGTAAAATTTGCAGACACACAAAAGGACAAAGAGCAGAAACGAATTGCTCAGCAACTCCAGCAACAAATGCAACAGATCAGTGCTGCCTCAATATGGGGAAACCTGGCTGGTCTCAACACACTTGGACCCCAATACTTAGCA CTCCTTCAGCAGACAGCAGCTGCGTCATCTGGGAACCTGAACACACTGAGCAGCCTCCACCCAATGGGAG GACTGAATGCGATGCAGTTACAGAACCTGGCTGCATTagcagctgcagccactgcagctcAGAATACACCGAGTGGTACCGCTGCACTCACTTCCTCCAGCAGTCCCCTGAGTGTGCTCACCAGTTCAG GTTCCTCACCTAGCTCCAGTAGCAGCTCCTCTGTTAATCCAATGGCTTCTCTTGGAGCATTGCAGACACTGGCAGGGGCCACAGCAGGCCTCAACGTTAGCTCTTTAGCAG GAATGGCAGCCTTAAATGGAGGACTCGGCAGTGGTGGTCTCTCAAATGGGACAGGTAGCACAATGGAAGCTCTCACGCAGGCTTATTCTGGAATCCAGCaatatgctgctgctgcattgcCCACCCTCTATAACCAGAGTCTCTTAACCCAGCAGAGTATTGGTGCAGCAGGAAGTCAAAAAGAAG GTCCAGAGGGAGCCAATCTGTTTATCTACCATCTCCCCCAGGAGTTTGGGGATCAGGATCTGCTGCAGATGTTCATGCCATTTGGAAATGTCGTCTCTGCCAAGGTCTTCATTGACAAGCAGACCAATCTAAGCAAGTGTTTTG gtTTTGTAAGTTACGACAATCCTGTGTCTGCACAGGCTGCCATTCAGTCAATGAACGGCTTTCAGATTGGCATGAAGCGTCTGAAAGTACAGCTCAAGCGCTCTAAGAATGACAGCAAGCCATACTGA